From a single Corynebacterium kroppenstedtii DSM 44385 genomic region:
- the tsf gene encoding translation elongation factor Ts: protein MANYTAADVKKLREITGAGMMSCKKALEEADGDFDKAVEFLRIKGAKDVGKRAERTAAEGLIAVSGNTMIEVNSETDFVAKNAEFKEFADKVAKAADEAKANSAEDLAAVNVDGTPAEEALQAFSAKIGEKLALRRATTIDGDNVAVYLHHRSADLPPAVGVMVAYEGEGDAAKEAAHNAAMQVAALKAKYLKREDVPSDIVEKERSIAEATSREEGKPEKALPKIVEGRLNGFFKDVVLLEQPSVADHKKTVKQLMDEAGVTLTGFRRYEVGQQ, encoded by the coding sequence ATGGCGAACTACACTGCAGCTGATGTCAAGAAGCTCCGTGAGATCACCGGTGCCGGCATGATGTCCTGTAAGAAAGCTTTAGAGGAGGCTGACGGCGACTTCGACAAGGCCGTGGAATTCCTCCGCATCAAGGGTGCGAAAGACGTCGGTAAGCGCGCAGAGCGCACCGCGGCCGAAGGCTTGATTGCCGTGTCCGGCAACACCATGATCGAGGTCAACTCCGAGACCGACTTCGTTGCTAAGAACGCCGAGTTCAAAGAATTCGCGGACAAGGTTGCGAAGGCCGCTGATGAGGCCAAGGCAAACTCGGCCGAGGACCTGGCTGCTGTCAACGTCGACGGCACCCCGGCAGAGGAAGCCCTGCAGGCTTTCTCGGCCAAGATCGGTGAGAAGCTGGCTCTTCGTCGTGCTACCACCATCGACGGCGACAACGTTGCTGTTTACCTGCACCACCGTTCCGCTGACCTCCCGCCGGCGGTCGGCGTGATGGTCGCGTACGAAGGTGAAGGCGACGCAGCGAAAGAAGCAGCCCACAACGCTGCCATGCAGGTTGCTGCGTTGAAGGCAAAGTACCTGAAGCGCGAGGACGTTCCCTCCGACATCGTCGAGAAAGAGCGCTCCATTGCAGAGGCAACCTCCCGCGAGGAAGGCAAGCCCGAAAAGGCTCTTCCGAAGATCGTCGAAGGCCGTCTCAACGGCTTCTTCAAGGACGTTGTGCTTCTGGAGCAGCCCTCCGTCGCTGACCACAAGAAAACTGTTAAGCAGCTGATGGATGAGGCTGGCGTCACCTTGACCGGCTTCCGTCGCTACGAAGTTGGCCAGCAGTAA
- the rpsB gene encoding 30S ribosomal protein S2 has product MAVVTMRQLLDAGVHFGHQTRRWNPKMKRYIITERNGIYIIDLQQTLTYIDSAYEFVKETVAHGGNILFVGTKKQAQEAVATEAERVGMPYVNHRWLGGMLTNFQTVHKRLGRLKELQAMDAAENGYEGRTKKEVLMLTRERQKLERVLGGISDMNKVPSAIWIVDTNKEHIAVSEAQKLNIPVVAILDTNCDPDVVDYPIPGNDDAIRSAALLTGVIASAVEDGKKARAERAQAEAKAAAGDNDAPVSSEGESTEVASDAASTASETTATSSDESAAESSEAESK; this is encoded by the coding sequence ATGGCTGTTGTAACCATGCGTCAGCTCCTTGACGCCGGTGTCCACTTTGGCCACCAGACCCGTCGTTGGAACCCGAAGATGAAGCGCTACATCATCACGGAGCGCAACGGCATCTACATCATTGATCTTCAGCAGACACTGACCTACATCGATTCTGCCTACGAGTTCGTTAAAGAGACTGTTGCTCATGGCGGCAACATCCTCTTCGTCGGTACCAAGAAGCAGGCCCAGGAAGCAGTTGCAACCGAGGCTGAGCGCGTTGGTATGCCGTACGTCAACCACCGCTGGTTGGGCGGCATGCTCACCAACTTCCAAACCGTCCACAAGCGCCTGGGTCGTCTGAAGGAACTTCAGGCCATGGACGCAGCGGAGAACGGCTACGAAGGTCGCACCAAGAAGGAAGTCTTGATGCTGACCCGCGAGCGCCAGAAGCTCGAGCGCGTTCTTGGCGGTATCTCCGACATGAACAAGGTTCCGTCTGCGATCTGGATCGTCGACACCAACAAGGAACACATCGCTGTCTCCGAGGCCCAAAAGCTGAACATCCCGGTCGTGGCCATTCTGGACACGAACTGCGATCCCGACGTCGTTGACTACCCGATTCCGGGTAACGACGACGCTATCCGTTCGGCTGCGCTGCTGACTGGCGTCATTGCCTCCGCCGTTGAGGACGGCAAGAAGGCTCGTGCCGAGCGTGCCCAGGCTGAGGCTAAGGCTGCTGCTGGCGACAACGATGCGCCTGTTTCTTCCGAAGGTGAGAGCACAGAAGTGGCTTCCGACGCTGCTTCCACGGCATCTGAGACGACGGCGACCTCCAGTGATGAGTCCGCCGCCGAATCCTCTGAAGCTGAGTCAAAGTAA
- a CDS encoding M23 family metallopeptidase, whose protein sequence is MGSGNTLYTAVAHVEGTPDEASLRQATAYHHIRRHRLPIASKVIVPFKAPPEPWLSGHRGVDLEAAPGTPIRASLSGTIAFAGQVGGRPVVSIQHTDGIRTTYDPVISQRARGDVVRRGEIIGVLANENEATHGPGLGWGAKIGESYIDPLTLLGRSEVRLKPQ, encoded by the coding sequence ATGGGATCCGGGAACACGCTCTATACGGCCGTGGCCCATGTGGAGGGCACTCCCGACGAGGCATCGCTCAGGCAGGCCACTGCATATCACCATATCCGACGGCATCGGTTACCCATAGCATCAAAGGTGATCGTTCCCTTCAAAGCTCCCCCAGAACCCTGGCTCTCCGGCCATCGCGGAGTTGATCTTGAAGCCGCTCCTGGCACACCCATTCGCGCTTCGTTGTCGGGGACTATCGCGTTCGCCGGGCAGGTCGGTGGCCGACCGGTGGTGTCGATCCAGCACACCGACGGTATCCGGACCACGTACGATCCTGTTATTTCTCAACGCGCCCGTGGCGACGTTGTCCGGCGGGGTGAAATTATTGGTGTTCTTGCGAACGAGAATGAAGCAACCCACGGCCCCGGACTTGGGTGGGGAGCAAAGATCGGCGAGAGTTACATCGACCCACTGACTCTTCTGGGACGATCAGAAGTGAGGTTGAAGCCTCAATGA
- a CDS encoding tyrosine recombinase XerC — protein MAGTPHSPDTGSSKDRNDVASDKEPAVSAQWDGIIEDYLDFLTFTKGRSENTVKAYRNDLHSLVDGLTTVDQLTLHHIRRWQADALRAGHARSSLSRRASAVRNFGRWLEHRGIVQSDPASRLSSPRPDKTLPRVLAADQTAEILHNLEVGAEEEDPIALRDLAMVEFMYGTGVRVSELCRLNIGDLDFARQTVTILGKGNKQRVVPFGESAAHALKRWIDIGRPAIAANGHHKDADEAVFLGKRGGRIDPRQVRTVVHQATSTVSGGDVSPHALRHSAATDVLEGGADLRVVQEMLGHASLATTQIYTHVDSERLKAVFNQAHPRA, from the coding sequence ATGGCCGGAACACCGCATTCACCCGATACTGGTTCCAGTAAAGACCGGAATGATGTTGCGTCGGACAAGGAACCAGCCGTATCGGCGCAGTGGGACGGCATTATCGAGGACTATCTGGACTTCCTCACATTCACCAAAGGGCGCAGTGAGAACACGGTCAAGGCTTATCGCAATGACCTTCACTCGCTCGTCGACGGGCTAACGACGGTCGATCAACTCACTTTGCACCACATACGACGTTGGCAGGCGGATGCTTTGCGGGCCGGGCATGCGCGATCGAGTCTTTCACGTCGCGCCTCAGCGGTGAGGAATTTCGGACGGTGGCTTGAACACCGAGGAATTGTGCAAAGCGATCCGGCATCTCGTTTGTCGTCGCCACGTCCGGATAAAACGCTCCCGCGTGTCTTAGCTGCTGATCAAACGGCAGAAATACTCCACAACTTGGAAGTCGGTGCGGAAGAAGAAGACCCCATCGCGCTTCGCGACCTCGCGATGGTCGAGTTTATGTACGGCACCGGCGTGCGAGTATCTGAACTGTGTCGACTCAATATTGGCGACCTAGATTTCGCGAGGCAGACGGTCACCATTCTGGGCAAAGGCAATAAACAACGTGTCGTCCCCTTCGGTGAGTCTGCTGCACACGCACTGAAACGATGGATCGATATTGGACGGCCCGCGATTGCTGCGAACGGGCATCACAAGGACGCTGATGAGGCTGTTTTCTTAGGGAAACGGGGTGGTCGGATAGACCCGCGTCAAGTCAGAACGGTTGTTCATCAAGCGACCTCAACCGTATCGGGAGGGGATGTTTCCCCACACGCGCTCAGGCACAGTGCGGCCACTGATGTTCTTGAAGGGGGAGCGGATCTTCGAGTGGTCCAAGAAATGCTGGGACACGCCTCGCTAGCAACAACTCAGATTTACACGCATGTCGATTCTGAACGTTTGAAAGCGGTGTTTAACCAAGCGCACCCGCGAGCGTGA
- the dprA gene encoding DNA-processing protein DprA encodes MSAAIRIIRRDPSLPPKVLSATESRCGWFQPLADLHSAASVGACFITPDDDAWPGPVLAESFHVSRTADGAKSHHDDAIPPHGLWVKGGNARALTEKAITVVGTRAATRYGNAVAADIGAECATHGWTVVSGGAFGIDISAHRAALRVGHSTVAIVAHGIDVTYPAAHRTEFNDIAREGVVITEYPPGTRPARHRFLTRNRLSAALGQGVVVIEAGYRSGALNTVSWAETMGKQVFAVPGAVTSRSSHGCHRLIREGRAELIESGADLIESLSPLGTLDSDAQLEMDYPATDVQRLDRPSLRVYDAVSGKRSDAAAIAASSGLPLVQTMTILCELRDKGLISRSGNLWERDTAASTV; translated from the coding sequence GTGTCTGCTGCTATACGGATCATTCGTCGTGATCCGAGTCTTCCGCCCAAGGTGTTGAGTGCCACGGAGTCGCGCTGCGGATGGTTCCAACCGTTGGCAGACCTTCATTCGGCAGCCTCCGTCGGGGCATGTTTCATCACCCCCGATGACGACGCGTGGCCCGGTCCAGTACTCGCCGAATCATTTCACGTTTCCCGCACTGCCGACGGGGCGAAATCTCATCACGATGACGCAATCCCTCCGCACGGCCTATGGGTCAAAGGCGGGAACGCTCGAGCCTTGACGGAGAAAGCGATCACTGTTGTTGGCACACGTGCTGCCACGCGGTACGGGAATGCGGTCGCTGCAGATATCGGCGCTGAGTGTGCCACCCATGGGTGGACAGTGGTCTCAGGAGGTGCCTTCGGGATCGACATTAGTGCGCATCGTGCAGCCCTCCGCGTCGGCCACTCCACTGTTGCCATCGTGGCCCACGGCATTGACGTCACCTATCCCGCAGCCCATAGGACTGAGTTCAACGACATCGCCCGCGAAGGAGTGGTGATCACGGAATATCCCCCGGGAACACGTCCAGCCCGGCATCGATTCTTGACCAGAAACCGTCTCTCAGCGGCCTTGGGCCAAGGCGTGGTGGTTATCGAGGCAGGTTATCGCTCTGGCGCGCTCAACACCGTGAGCTGGGCCGAAACGATGGGCAAGCAGGTGTTCGCAGTACCCGGGGCAGTGACATCGCGATCATCTCACGGTTGTCATCGACTCATCCGCGAAGGTCGCGCCGAATTGATTGAAAGTGGAGCGGACCTTATCGAATCACTGAGCCCCTTGGGAACCCTGGACAGCGATGCCCAGTTGGAAATGGATTATCCAGCGACGGACGTCCAGCGGCTTGATCGACCGTCGTTACGTGTTTATGACGCAGTAAGCGGGAAGAGATCCGATGCAGCCGCCATAGCCGCGTCCTCCGGTCTGCCCTTGGTGCAGACCATGACGATCCTGTGTGAACTCAGAGACAAAGGACTAATTAGCCGGAGCGGAAACCTATGGGAACGTGACACTGCCGCGTCAACGGTGTGA
- a CDS encoding YifB family Mg chelatase-like AAA ATPase, whose protein sequence is MTVGRTYSVALQGISGIPISIEADSGPGLPGMNVVGLGDTAVSEARDRIRSAARNSGLEWPKTKIVVSLSPASLPKNGSGYDLALVIAVLASNASRSANGSCSSKKRDRDIRARLDSTVFIGELGLNGDVRPVAGVLPAIIAARDQGMTAAIVPAANAAEASLVAGISVWAVTSLRAAWAWVCTGQPMTSDQPTLASEVVQHACIRCEHHRVSSAASQPNETLDMSDVLGQELARRGIEIAAAGGHHMLLIGPPGSGKSMLAARVPTILPPLSEQQCLEVTAIHSLSSETMIDVVTRPPFVDPHYSISVAGLIGGGSGRPRPGAISRAHHGVLFLDEVGEMKARVLDALRTPLEQGFVRISRNRFSVVYPSSFQLIMAANPCPCGAATPQECRCTGRVRSTYLSGLSGPLLDRIDLAVTTAPKDSMVSSIRRGESSESIRRRVCYAHRCARRRWDSMGLGPITNSHVPGKWIREWLSTVPMVASYVDYLLRTDAVTQRGVDRLCRVAFTIADLEAGAFGDGDAGSSGTDAVVGLSHVTLDHFDEAQSLHEGVDNIGR, encoded by the coding sequence ATGACTGTCGGGCGGACCTACTCTGTGGCCCTTCAAGGGATTTCCGGAATCCCTATCTCTATTGAGGCGGATTCTGGTCCGGGCTTACCCGGAATGAACGTCGTCGGCCTGGGGGATACGGCGGTATCAGAGGCGCGCGACCGCATCCGATCAGCGGCGAGAAACTCCGGCCTCGAGTGGCCAAAAACGAAGATCGTGGTCAGCCTTTCGCCTGCGTCGTTACCGAAGAACGGATCTGGCTATGACCTTGCTCTGGTGATCGCGGTTTTAGCCTCGAATGCCAGCAGGTCAGCGAACGGATCGTGTAGTTCGAAGAAACGAGACCGAGACATAAGAGCCCGCCTTGATTCGACGGTTTTTATCGGTGAACTGGGGCTGAATGGTGATGTCCGCCCTGTTGCTGGTGTGCTCCCTGCCATTATCGCAGCGCGTGACCAGGGAATGACGGCCGCTATTGTTCCCGCGGCCAACGCAGCGGAAGCCTCCTTGGTCGCGGGTATTTCAGTGTGGGCTGTGACCTCATTGCGCGCGGCATGGGCGTGGGTGTGCACGGGACAACCGATGACGAGTGATCAACCGACGTTGGCCTCAGAAGTTGTGCAGCACGCGTGTATTCGGTGCGAACATCACCGAGTGTCGTCTGCGGCCAGTCAACCCAATGAGACGCTGGACATGTCGGACGTTCTCGGTCAAGAACTAGCCCGGCGCGGTATTGAAATCGCAGCTGCTGGTGGCCACCATATGCTTCTTATCGGCCCTCCGGGGTCCGGGAAATCAATGTTGGCGGCCCGCGTTCCCACCATCCTCCCGCCATTAAGTGAACAGCAATGTCTTGAAGTGACGGCGATTCATTCGTTGTCATCAGAGACGATGATCGACGTGGTCACTCGACCTCCATTTGTGGATCCGCATTATTCGATCTCAGTCGCTGGGCTCATTGGTGGAGGTTCGGGGCGGCCACGGCCGGGCGCTATCAGTCGGGCGCACCACGGTGTGTTGTTTCTCGACGAGGTCGGGGAGATGAAGGCCCGGGTCCTCGATGCGTTGCGTACGCCACTTGAGCAGGGCTTTGTGCGGATTTCGCGCAATCGTTTTTCCGTCGTGTATCCGTCGAGTTTTCAGTTGATCATGGCAGCAAATCCGTGTCCTTGTGGTGCAGCAACACCTCAGGAATGTCGGTGTACAGGTCGTGTTCGCTCGACGTACCTCTCCGGATTGTCGGGCCCACTCTTAGACCGAATCGACCTCGCTGTGACGACGGCACCGAAGGATTCCATGGTGTCGTCGATACGTCGGGGTGAATCGTCAGAATCGATACGACGCAGAGTCTGCTACGCCCACCGGTGTGCTCGGCGACGGTGGGATTCTATGGGGCTTGGGCCAATCACGAACTCCCACGTCCCGGGAAAATGGATCCGTGAGTGGTTGAGCACGGTTCCGATGGTGGCCAGCTATGTCGACTATTTACTGCGTACGGATGCGGTGACTCAGCGAGGGGTTGATCGGTTGTGTCGGGTGGCGTTCACGATTGCGGATCTTGAGGCAGGGGCGTTTGGCGATGGCGATGCGGGTTCGTCGGGGACGGATGCGGTGGTCGGGCTTTCTCACGTGACGCTCGACCATTTTGATGAAGCACAATCTTTACATGAGGGGGTAGACAACATTGGGCGATAA
- a CDS encoding YraN family protein has product MGTDGSTQTQLCLDDDYASAFVGSCSTRLLGRWGEDRAAEWLVRQGFVIVDRNWRFRGGELDIVATLNTDARNSPAVCAVVEVKTRRTQFFGGGVEAITRKKQQTLRRGMSQWLAAHPDVHPQFIRIDLIDIAVHPPSEAMPWRCSLEHFEEVA; this is encoded by the coding sequence GTGGGGACTGACGGTAGTACACAGACACAACTTTGTCTTGACGACGATTACGCGTCGGCCTTTGTAGGGAGTTGTTCCACTCGGCTTTTAGGCCGGTGGGGTGAAGACCGCGCAGCGGAATGGCTAGTCCGCCAAGGGTTCGTCATCGTCGACAGGAACTGGCGCTTTCGCGGAGGCGAGTTGGACATCGTCGCCACGTTGAACACCGACGCGCGCAACTCACCGGCGGTGTGCGCCGTCGTCGAGGTCAAAACGCGTCGAACCCAGTTTTTCGGTGGAGGAGTTGAGGCCATCACGCGGAAGAAGCAGCAGACTCTCCGGCGGGGAATGAGCCAGTGGTTAGCCGCCCACCCTGACGTCCATCCCCAGTTCATCCGTATCGATTTGATCGACATTGCGGTCCATCCCCCTAGCGAAGCCATGCCGTGGCGTTGTTCGCTGGAGCACTTTGAAGAGGTGGCGTGA
- a CDS encoding DUF2469 domain-containing protein yields MSAEDLENFEADVELSMYREYRDVVSQFSYVVETERRFYLANAVELIPNNSNGEVYFEVRMSDAWVWDMYRPARFVKYVRVITFKDVNIEELDKPDIQLPD; encoded by the coding sequence GTGAGTGCTGAGGATCTTGAAAATTTCGAGGCCGACGTCGAATTATCCATGTATCGCGAATACCGCGACGTGGTAAGCCAGTTTTCGTATGTTGTGGAAACGGAACGCCGGTTTTATTTAGCTAACGCGGTGGAGCTCATACCTAATAATTCGAACGGGGAAGTCTATTTCGAAGTTCGGATGTCGGATGCCTGGGTATGGGACATGTACCGGCCTGCTCGATTTGTTAAATACGTGCGAGTTATCACCTTTAAAGACGTCAATATCGAGGAGCTAGATAAGCCTGATATCCAGCTTCCGGATTAG
- a CDS encoding ribonuclease HII, which yields MSKHAGTRHTGAWLNVQATRIRRMPQARTYEDALVKAGLGPVAGVDEAGRGACCGPMAIAACILPAKPIHPLDKLTDSKKLSPTMREKLFPIIKDSAESWSVILIPAADIDKYGVQAMNIAGMRRAVGVLDQRPHYVLTDAMRVDGLTQPHLPIIGGDSAARCIAAASVLAKVTRDRYMCDLAERYPGYGLEKHKGYGTAQHIDAVRLHGGTPEHRYTYRNVAEAVGAYRTHHSI from the coding sequence ATGAGCAAACATGCTGGTACTAGGCATACTGGTGCCTGGTTGAATGTTCAGGCCACGCGAATTCGTCGTATGCCACAAGCCCGGACATATGAGGATGCGTTGGTCAAGGCGGGTTTAGGCCCCGTCGCCGGTGTGGATGAGGCAGGTCGGGGAGCGTGCTGTGGTCCGATGGCCATAGCCGCGTGCATATTACCGGCAAAGCCCATTCATCCCCTGGATAAGCTGACTGATTCTAAGAAACTTTCTCCCACAATGAGAGAAAAACTGTTCCCGATTATTAAGGATTCCGCTGAATCATGGTCAGTCATTCTTATTCCAGCTGCAGATATCGATAAATATGGAGTCCAAGCCATGAATATCGCTGGAATGCGACGTGCCGTAGGGGTATTAGACCAACGTCCACACTATGTTCTTACCGACGCCATGCGAGTCGATGGCCTGACGCAACCGCATCTCCCCATCATCGGTGGGGATTCGGCGGCCCGGTGCATCGCGGCCGCAAGCGTCTTGGCGAAAGTTACTCGTGACCGCTACATGTGCGATCTCGCGGAGCGCTACCCCGGGTACGGTCTGGAGAAGCACAAGGGCTACGGGACCGCTCAACATATTGACGCGGTGCGCCTCCACGGCGGGACGCCCGAGCATCGTTACACTTATCGGAATGTGGCCGAGGCGGTAGGTGCGTATCGTACTCATCATTCGATCTGA
- the lepB gene encoding signal peptidase I, which produces MTETNPSGWRPRTSPDRLRASRAKSIDRSSPDGRRVGPQPSHTSVRQDSRAFREKQRSRVGNRPSNRPIGRPNPPTGRRVTRAAAPSKRERSRKQSSRSERPWYIDVPIIIAIALIATIAFQAVVGRVYVIPSESMEPTLHGCTDCNNDRIFVNKMVYDFKDPKPGDVVVFKGPESWDNAYTTSRSSNRIVRGFQNLGSYIGLVAPDENDLVKRVIATGGQTVECLPGDNGVKVNGKDIDNSYIMNPPSRSVDTKGGSIACGGEYFGPVKVPEDHLWVMGDNRTNSRDSRFHMGDQYQGTVPVDNVIGRVDARILPFNRIGTVKHPQIQS; this is translated from the coding sequence GTGACCGAAACTAACCCATCGGGCTGGCGCCCCCGTACGAGCCCCGACCGTTTACGTGCGTCGAGGGCGAAGAGCATCGATCGTTCGTCACCTGATGGGCGACGGGTTGGGCCTCAGCCGTCACACACCTCGGTCAGGCAGGACAGCAGAGCGTTCCGTGAAAAGCAGCGTTCTCGCGTCGGCAATAGGCCTTCCAACCGTCCGATAGGACGTCCCAACCCCCCGACAGGACGCCGTGTCACACGTGCTGCTGCTCCGTCGAAAAGAGAGCGCTCGCGAAAACAGTCGTCACGTTCTGAGCGTCCGTGGTATATCGATGTTCCCATCATTATTGCGATTGCGCTGATAGCGACCATTGCTTTTCAAGCTGTAGTGGGGCGGGTCTATGTCATTCCTTCTGAATCTATGGAGCCCACGCTTCATGGATGTACGGACTGCAATAATGACCGAATTTTCGTCAATAAAATGGTGTATGACTTTAAAGACCCCAAGCCCGGTGATGTGGTTGTTTTTAAAGGCCCAGAGTCTTGGGATAATGCCTACACAACGAGTCGGTCGAGTAATCGGATTGTCCGTGGTTTTCAAAACTTAGGGTCGTATATCGGGCTTGTTGCACCAGACGAAAATGATCTTGTTAAGCGTGTGATAGCGACTGGTGGCCAGACAGTGGAATGCTTACCTGGCGATAATGGGGTCAAAGTTAACGGGAAGGATATTGATAATTCGTATATCATGAATCCGCCTTCTCGGAGTGTCGATACTAAAGGCGGTTCGATTGCCTGTGGGGGCGAATACTTCGGGCCTGTGAAAGTTCCCGAGGATCATCTGTGGGTCATGGGTGATAACCGGACCAATTCGAGAGATTCTCGGTTCCATATGGGGGATCAATATCAAGGAACTGTTCCAGTGGATAATGTGATTGGTCGCGTTGATGCCCGCATTTTGCCGTTCAATCGGATAGGTACTGTGAAGCATCCTCAGATTCAGTCGTAG
- a CDS encoding lipase family alpha/beta hydrolase: MLSSLHSSTKKVAACVLAAATAIAGMTGAVGTEPQASANPITTQVDLPAAKDVPWAETVGHGPKEDSFVQATLLGMADPALAPQGANVECTPRPGENPIVLLHGLNSNFYSTYARMAPELAAAGFCVYGFNYGDPRPMRAETATAPGLIPGLNGLNPMADSVDEVTAKIDAIRDNLGGSDVDIIGYSEGGSMAAAYTKRKEGKGVGKVITLGGVLKGTTLVGVNHLYQELDAAGLPLSNVVGKLGGPASNDLLTGSDFMTHEMSDIEVPGVKYVSISSHADLVVTPTSHAQFTTAAESGKDVDVSNIVTQDGCNKDFGDHLSYTTNPRVIAYAKNALGRDVAVPCVPAVLFATS, encoded by the coding sequence ATGCTCTCATCGCTTCACTCGTCGACTAAGAAAGTGGCCGCGTGTGTCCTTGCCGCCGCTACCGCTATCGCCGGAATGACAGGTGCGGTCGGCACCGAACCACAGGCTTCCGCCAACCCCATCACGACACAGGTTGATCTCCCTGCGGCGAAGGATGTTCCGTGGGCTGAAACCGTCGGCCATGGACCAAAAGAGGACAGTTTTGTTCAGGCCACGTTGCTGGGCATGGCCGATCCGGCTCTTGCTCCTCAGGGTGCAAATGTGGAATGCACTCCGCGCCCCGGCGAGAATCCCATTGTTTTGCTTCACGGTTTGAACTCGAATTTCTATTCGACGTATGCACGGATGGCTCCGGAACTGGCAGCTGCGGGTTTCTGCGTCTATGGATTCAATTACGGTGACCCGCGGCCGATGAGAGCCGAAACCGCGACGGCTCCCGGACTGATCCCTGGTCTCAATGGCCTGAACCCGATGGCCGATAGCGTGGATGAAGTCACCGCCAAGATCGATGCGATCCGCGACAATCTCGGGGGCAGCGATGTCGACATCATTGGCTACTCCGAAGGCGGGTCGATGGCAGCTGCGTACACCAAGCGCAAAGAAGGAAAAGGCGTCGGCAAGGTCATCACCCTCGGCGGTGTTCTTAAAGGCACGACGCTGGTCGGGGTTAATCACCTCTACCAGGAGCTGGATGCTGCGGGATTGCCGCTCAGCAATGTCGTCGGCAAGCTGGGTGGACCCGCGTCGAATGACCTTTTGACTGGTTCAGATTTCATGACCCACGAGATGAGCGACATCGAGGTTCCTGGGGTCAAGTATGTGTCCATTTCGTCTCATGCTGATTTAGTGGTCACGCCGACGAGCCATGCGCAGTTCACGACGGCTGCGGAATCGGGCAAAGACGTTGATGTCAGCAACATTGTGACGCAAGACGGGTGCAACAAGGACTTCGGCGATCACCTCTCGTACACGACGAATCCGCGTGTGATCGCTTACGCGAAGAATGCGTTGGGCCGGGATGTCGCCGTTCCGTGCGTTCCCGCGGTGTTGTTCGCGACGTCATAG
- the rplS gene encoding 50S ribosomal protein L19, protein MNILDKVDAASLRDDIPEFRSGDTVDVHVKVIEGQKSRIQVFRGVVIRRQGSGVRETFTVRKVSFGIGVERTFPVHTPNIDHIEVLTRGDVRRAKLYYLRNLRGKAAKIKERR, encoded by the coding sequence ATGAACATTCTTGACAAGGTTGATGCTGCATCGCTACGCGATGACATTCCGGAGTTCCGTTCCGGCGATACCGTTGATGTCCACGTGAAGGTCATCGAGGGACAAAAGTCCCGTATCCAGGTGTTCCGTGGCGTTGTTATCCGTCGCCAGGGTTCCGGTGTCCGTGAGACCTTCACCGTCCGCAAGGTGTCGTTCGGCATCGGCGTGGAGCGTACTTTCCCGGTTCACACACCGAACATCGACCACATCGAGGTTTTGACTCGCGGTGACGTTCGTCGCGCCAAGCTGTACTACCTGCGTAACCTGCGCGGTAAGGCAGCCAAGATCAAGGAGCGTCGTTAA